A segment of the Pseudomonadota bacterium genome:
GGGAAATGTTCAACAATAAAATCAATAAGTTACAGATTTATACGATTTCCAAAACAACTCAAAAAGTTGAGTAATGATTGAAGGAGCAGGCGATGTCAGAACTGATGATTGTTATCCCGGCCCGCTACCAGTCATCTCGTTTTCCCGGCAAACCACTGGCCAAATTACTGGACAAACCAATGATTCAGTGGGTTCTGGAACGGTGCCGGCAATCTAAGCTAGCCGACCAGGTTCTCGTTGCCACCGATGACCAGCGGATTTATCAGGCGGTTACCGCCATCGGTGGAAAAGCGGAAATAACCGGCATGGACCACCAGAGCGGCACGAACAGGATTGCCGAAATCGCCGCTCGGCATCCGGAAACAACCTGGTTTATCAATGTTCAAGGTGACGAGCCGGATATTTCCCCTTCATTGATCGATGGAATTGCTGCAGCTCTGCGAGAAAGTTCAGTTCCCGATATTATTGTTACTGCTCGCAGTCCGATCCGTTCGGCTGCCAACTTCTCGTCACCGCATGTTGTTAAGATTATCACTGATCTTCATGGTCAGGCACTTTATTTCTCCCGGTCCCCCATTCCCCATAACCGCTCTATTCCCGTTGATGAGCAGACATTTCCCAACCCCACCTGCTGGCAGCATATCGGCATTTACGGTTTTCATCGCTCTTTCCTTCAACGACTCCCAAAACTACAGCCGGGAAAACTGGAAAAGATTGAATGGCTGGAACAATTACGCTGGCTGGAGAACGGCTACACCATTACCGTCATTGACAGCGACCACCATGGTCATGGAATTGATACCCCGGAAGACCTTGAAATGCTGGCTAAATGCTGGAAGCAAAAAAATAGCTGAAATCTCATAAGATTTCAGCTATTTATCATTGAATGGTGCCGAAGGCGAGACTCGAACTCGCACAAGCATACGCTCACTAGACCCTGAACCTAGCGCGTCTACCAATTCCGCCACTTCGGCAACTTAAAAAACCAGCATTTAAAGAACAAAAAACACCGCCGACAATCACCGGCGAGAAGTGTTGACTTAATAAATCAAAAAAATTATAATGTCAAGCCAGGATTAACAGGAAAATTCAAAAATAATCACCCTTCAGTTACAGGAGTTTTTCTTGCAGATTTACAACACTTTAAGCGGCAAAAAAGAAGAATTCATCCCTCTTCATGATCAGAAAGTAGGCATGTATGCCTGTGGAGTAACAGTATACGACCTCTGCCACATGGGGCATGCCCGCTCCCTGATTGTTTTCGATGTCATCTACCGCTACATGAGCTACAAAGGTTACGATGTTACCTATGTCCGCAACTTTACCGATGTGGATGACAAAATAATCAAACGGGCCCAGGAACAGCAGATCTCCTGGAAAGAACTGGCCGATACGTTTATTCGCGAGTTCTATGTGGACATGGATCGCCTGCAGCTTAAACGTCCGACCGTGGAGCCCCGGGCAACCGATTATATTAAGCAAATTATCGAGCTGGTAAAAAAACTGGAAGTAAACGGTCTAGCCTACGCCGTTGACGGGGATGTTTTTTACCGGGTCAAAGAATTTTCCTCCTACGGCAAGTTGTCCGGTAAGAAAATTGACGACCTGCTCTCCGGAGCCCGGATTGAAGTCGATGACCGCAAGGAATCCCCCCTTGACTTCGCCCTTTGGAAAAAAAGCAAACCCGGCGAACCTTCCTGGGACAGCCCCTGGGGTCAAGGCCGTCCGGGATGGCATATCGAGTGTTCGGCCATGAGCCAGAAGATTCTGGGCGAAACCTTTGATATTCACGGAGGAGGAAAAGATCTGGTTTTTCCCCACCATGAAAACGAGATCGCCCAGTCCGAGGGAGCTACTGGCAAACCTTTCGTCCGCTACTGGATGCACAACGGTTTTGTCAACATCAACAAAGAAAAAATGTCAAAATCGCTGGGTAATTTTTTCACCATTCGGGATATACTGCAAAAATATCATCCGGAAACCCTGCGTCTGTTCATCCTTTCCAGTCACTATCGCTCACCCATTGATTTTTCCTGGGATACCATGGATGCTGCCGGAGCCGGTTTAACCCGCCTGTATCAGGCCGCAGAGCGACTGCAGGTCGCGGTCAAATCCACGCCAACGTTACCATCAGAATCTGCACAATCTTCCATACCGCCGTTGAGTAAAGAATTGGAAGCGGTAAAAAAATCTTTCATCAAAGCCATGGATGATGATTTCAACAGCGCTTTAGCCGTTGGCCAGCTTTTCGAAGCGGCTAAATTCATCAATCGCTACCTTGACATCCATCCCCTCCAATCATTAAGCCACAATGATCTTGAGGCGGCATTCCTGCTGTTCAAAGAACTGGCTGATATTTTGGGAATTCTAGAAGCTGAGCCAACTGAATTTCTCAAAAACCTGGGGGGGGAAGAAGGATTGCCGATCACGGAAAAAGAAATTCAGGAATTGATTGCCCGGCGCAATCAGGCCCGCAAGGAAAAACAATGGACGACTGCCGATGAAATACGTGACCGACTGACGGAATTGGGCATAATCCTGAAAGACTCCCCGAATGGCACTCAATGGCAGAAAAAAAGACAATAATTTTAAGAAAAAGCCTTGACAAGACAACAATAAATCGTTTAAAAACAAGGCCCTGAAAAGAAAGGTGTTTTCTATAGAGACAGGCGCATAGCTCAGGGGGAGAGCGCTACCTTGACACGGTAGAGGTCGGCGGTTCAAAACCGCCTGCGCCTACCACTTTGATAATAAACGATTCCTCATTTATCCATGGCAGAATGAATTCGGCCTGGCACTCTGGTGTCAGGGCCATCCAAGGCATCGGATCCTGAGAATTATCGATGCCTTTTGTTTTTTTATTTACGGTAGATTTTTTATTATGAGCATATATATGGCCCCGGAGTTCAACCTTGAAATACCCCAGAATGGTGAAAAAACCATTGGGGAACTTCTTATTGAACATAAAAAGGAGCTAAAATCACGGATTGTTGCGGCAAAGATTGACGGTATTTCCAGAGATTTGTCAACTGTCCCTCAACCTGGCACCAACATAGAGCTTATTGATATTGATTCAGCGGAAGGGCTTGACATTCTACGTCACAGTGCCGCCCACGTGATGGCTGAAGCGGTAAAAGAACTTTTCCCCGAAGTCAAAGTGACCATTGGACCCGCAATAGAGAATGGCTTCTACTATGATTTTGACCGGGATCAGCCATTTACCCCTGAAGATCTGAAAAAAATCGAAAAAAAGATGAAGGAACTGATCAAAAAAAATCAGACCTTCAGTCGCCGGGAAGTCAGCAAAGAAGAGGCCCTGAAACAATTTGCCGATTTAGGTGAAAGTTATAAAACCGAGCTGATTAGTGAATTACCCGAGGGAGAAATCATTTCCCTTTACCAGGTGGGAAATTTTGTTGATCTCTGCCGGGGACCGCATATTCCAAAAACCGGGTTGCTCAAAGGTGGGGCTAAACTTCTCAGCGTTGCCGGAGCCTACTGGCACGGTGATGAAGACAATAAGATGCTTCAGCGTATCTACGGGACAGCCTTTCCCTCCAAGGAAGAGTTGCAGAATCATCTCAAGATGCTGGAGGAAGCCAAGCGTCGTGACCACCGAAAGCTTGGTAAGGAACTAGATCTTTTCAGTATTTCTGATGAGGCTGGGGCCGGTTTTGTTATCTGGCACCCAAAAGGTGCACTGCTGCGCACCATCCTGGAAGATTTCGAAAAACGGGAGCATCTCAAGCGGGGATACCAGATTGTCATTGGACCCCAATTACTGAAACAAGAGCTCTGGCAGAAGTCCGGACATTATGATCATTACCGGGAAAACATGTATTTCACCCGGATTGAAAACCAGGTATACGGCATCAAGCCCATGAACTGCCTGGCTCACATGCTGATTTACAAGGCGAAAGTTCGCAGTTATCGTGATCTTCCCCAACGTTACTTCGAACTGGGCACGGTGTACCGCCACGAAAAATCCGGGGTATTGCATGGCCTGCTGCGGGTCAGGGGGTTTACCCAGGATGATGCTCACATCATCTGCACCCCTGAACAGCTCCAGGATGAAATTACCGGGATCATTGCTTTTGTCGCCGATATCATGAAAATTTTCGGTTTCTCTTTTGAATTGGAGTTGAGTACCCGTCCCCAAGATTCAATCGGCACTGATGAGGACTGGGAACGGGCAACTGATGCACTGACCCGGGCCCTGAAAAATAATGCGCTTGACTATAAGGTCAATGCCGGAGACGGAGCCTTTTACGGACCGAAGATTGATGTCATTTTAAAAGACGCTTTAAACCGCCAATGGCAATGCGCCACTATCCAATGCGATTTCACTCTGCCTGAGCGCTTTGACCTGAACTATATTGGCACTGATGGTGAAAAACACCGGCCCATCATGCTGCACCGGGTCATTCTGGGATCTATTGAACGTTTTATCGGCATCCTGATCGAACACTACGCCGGCGCTTTTCCCACCTGGCTGGCCCCGGTTCAGGTTAAAGTTATGACCGTAACCGACGATCAGCTGGAATATGCCAAAACAGTGGCGCAGGCGCTACAGCAAAGTGAAATCCGGGTGGAAACCGATTTTCGCAATGAAAAACTGGGGTATAAAATCAGAGAAGCACAGACGGAAAAGACTCCTTACATGCTTATTATTGGCAATGAGGAAGTAAAATCCATGACAGTCACCCCGAGAAAGCGGGAAAAGGGTGAAAACCTTGACCCCATGGCGGTTGAAAAATTTATCACCCATATAAATCAGGAATGTCATCAACAAATGAAGGTCGCGTGAAAAACCCGGTAACCGGCTGTACTGTAAGTCATCTACCATAAACGAGACCTGAAACAGCTAGCAGGAGGTAATTCCCATAGCAACCGAACGTACGAGAGTCAACCGACAAATAAATGCGGATAATGCCAGAATCATTGATGAGAGCGGTTCCCAAATTGGCATTTTATCACTAAACGAAGCCCTGGAAATAGCCGGTAAGCGCGGACTTGATCTGGTGGAAGTATCACCTAACGCTGATCCGCCGGTTTGCAAAATCATGGATTATGGGAAATTCAAATACCAGCAAAGTAAAAAAGCCCAGGAAGCCAAAAAGAAGCAGACCAATATCCAGGTTAAAGAAGTCAAAATGCGGCCGGGTACGGAACAGCATGATTTCGACTTCAAGATCAAGCATATTATCAGCTTTTTAGAAAATGGAGACAAAGCCAAAGTTACCATCCGTTTCCGCGGCCGGGAAATGGCCTATACTGATCAGGGTATGGCCCTGCTGGAACGGGTGGTGGATACGGTTAAGGAATATGGTTCAATTGAACAAAGACCTCAACGGGAGGGGCGCCAGCTTTCTCTGGTTCTGGCCCCAATCAAGAAAAAGCGTTAATCATTACAGCAAGTGAATATACAGGAGAATACAATGCCTAAAATGAAATCAAACAGCGGCGCGCGTAAACGTTTCAGGACTACCGGAACCGGAAAAATTGTCCGGAGAAAAGCTTATTCCAGCCATTTGTTAAGCTGTAAATCAAGAAAACAAAAAAGGAATCTGCGCAAGTCAACCATTGTTGACCCGGCAAACAAGAGAGGAATAGTCAGGATGCTTCCATACATCTAAAAAGCGGTTGAGGAATCATGGTAAATATTCGGCTACGTTTTCAAAAAAGACAAAAATACTCTCACGGAGGCACAAAGTCACAGAGAACCCCAGTCATTTGCCCTCTGTGACTCCGTGTCTCTGTGAGAAATAAAAAAACTGGTAATTATTCAGCGTAATTTTTTTGTCTCGCGCCCGTTCGTTTCACTCACTCAAGACGCAAAGAGCGCAAAGAAAAATGACAGACGATATAGCAAATTGAACTCTTCGCGGTCTTTGCGGCTTTGCGAGAGAATTAAAAAAAAATTGACTGATATAGTTACAAGAATTTGCCAATCTATAAACAAAGTCGAATGCTTATAAATCATGTCTGATAAGCCTTTATTATTTATGACCATTAAGGAGTAAACAATGCCCAGAGTAAAAGGTGGATATAAAGCCACTCGCCGACATAAAAAAGTTTTAAAACTGGCCAAAGGTTATCGTGGCGCCCGAAGTAAATTATACCGTAATGCGACGGAAACTGTTGATCGGGCCTTAAACTATGCTTATCGTGACCGCCGGGTCAGGAAACGTGACTTCCGCAGTCTCTGGATTACCCGGATCAATGCCGCTTCCCGTCTGCATGGCATGTCTTACAGTCGGCTGATTAATGGCTTGACCAAAGCCAATATCGCTGTCGATCGAAAAGTCCTGGCAGATATTGCCGTTAACGATCCGGCGGCTTTCG
Coding sequences within it:
- the kdsB gene encoding 3-deoxy-manno-octulosonate cytidylyltransferase encodes the protein MSELMIVIPARYQSSRFPGKPLAKLLDKPMIQWVLERCRQSKLADQVLVATDDQRIYQAVTAIGGKAEITGMDHQSGTNRIAEIAARHPETTWFINVQGDEPDISPSLIDGIAAALRESSVPDIIVTARSPIRSAANFSSPHVVKIITDLHGQALYFSRSPIPHNRSIPVDEQTFPNPTCWQHIGIYGFHRSFLQRLPKLQPGKLEKIEWLEQLRWLENGYTITVIDSDHHGHGIDTPEDLEMLAKCWKQKNS
- the cysS gene encoding cysteine--tRNA ligase; this translates as MQIYNTLSGKKEEFIPLHDQKVGMYACGVTVYDLCHMGHARSLIVFDVIYRYMSYKGYDVTYVRNFTDVDDKIIKRAQEQQISWKELADTFIREFYVDMDRLQLKRPTVEPRATDYIKQIIELVKKLEVNGLAYAVDGDVFYRVKEFSSYGKLSGKKIDDLLSGARIEVDDRKESPLDFALWKKSKPGEPSWDSPWGQGRPGWHIECSAMSQKILGETFDIHGGGKDLVFPHHENEIAQSEGATGKPFVRYWMHNGFVNINKEKMSKSLGNFFTIRDILQKYHPETLRLFILSSHYRSPIDFSWDTMDAAGAGLTRLYQAAERLQVAVKSTPTLPSESAQSSIPPLSKELEAVKKSFIKAMDDDFNSALAVGQLFEAAKFINRYLDIHPLQSLSHNDLEAAFLLFKELADILGILEAEPTEFLKNLGGEEGLPITEKEIQELIARRNQARKEKQWTTADEIRDRLTELGIILKDSPNGTQWQKKRQ
- the thrS gene encoding threonine--tRNA ligase — protein: MSIYMAPEFNLEIPQNGEKTIGELLIEHKKELKSRIVAAKIDGISRDLSTVPQPGTNIELIDIDSAEGLDILRHSAAHVMAEAVKELFPEVKVTIGPAIENGFYYDFDRDQPFTPEDLKKIEKKMKELIKKNQTFSRREVSKEEALKQFADLGESYKTELISELPEGEIISLYQVGNFVDLCRGPHIPKTGLLKGGAKLLSVAGAYWHGDEDNKMLQRIYGTAFPSKEELQNHLKMLEEAKRRDHRKLGKELDLFSISDEAGAGFVIWHPKGALLRTILEDFEKREHLKRGYQIVIGPQLLKQELWQKSGHYDHYRENMYFTRIENQVYGIKPMNCLAHMLIYKAKVRSYRDLPQRYFELGTVYRHEKSGVLHGLLRVRGFTQDDAHIICTPEQLQDEITGIIAFVADIMKIFGFSFELELSTRPQDSIGTDEDWERATDALTRALKNNALDYKVNAGDGAFYGPKIDVILKDALNRQWQCATIQCDFTLPERFDLNYIGTDGEKHRPIMLHRVILGSIERFIGILIEHYAGAFPTWLAPVQVKVMTVTDDQLEYAKTVAQALQQSEIRVETDFRNEKLGYKIREAQTEKTPYMLIIGNEEVKSMTVTPRKREKGENLDPMAVEKFITHINQECHQQMKVA
- the infC gene encoding translation initiation factor IF-3; amino-acid sequence: MATERTRVNRQINADNARIIDESGSQIGILSLNEALEIAGKRGLDLVEVSPNADPPVCKIMDYGKFKYQQSKKAQEAKKKQTNIQVKEVKMRPGTEQHDFDFKIKHIISFLENGDKAKVTIRFRGREMAYTDQGMALLERVVDTVKEYGSIEQRPQREGRQLSLVLAPIKKKR
- the rpmI gene encoding 50S ribosomal protein L35; its protein translation is MPKMKSNSGARKRFRTTGTGKIVRRKAYSSHLLSCKSRKQKRNLRKSTIVDPANKRGIVRMLPYI
- the rplT gene encoding 50S ribosomal protein L20, whose translation is MPRVKGGYKATRRHKKVLKLAKGYRGARSKLYRNATETVDRALNYAYRDRRVRKRDFRSLWITRINAASRLHGMSYSRLINGLTKANIAVDRKVLADIAVNDPAAFGKFVDFASTALNG